The genomic window GCAAGGCCGACTCGGCCGAGGCCCGATCCACGCTCACGTCGGACCTCGCCGTGATCGCGGGCCGGCGGAAGGGATACGACTCGCGGAACTTCCCGCCGGGCAAGCCCGCCGGCAACGGCAGGATCGACGCCTTCGGCGCGATCCAGAACGAGGTCTTCCACCGCGCCGCGAAGCCGGACGAGCCGGATGACAGCACGGCCAGCGCCCGGCCGGCCGACGCCCCGGTCTCCATCCCGTTCCTCTGGGACACGCCCCAGCACGACATCGTCCAGTGGAACGGTGCGGCCAAAAATACCCCGCGCGTCGTCGGCCCCCTGGGGCGGAACGTCGGCGAGGTCCTGGGCGTCTTCGGGGACTTCGACATCCCCGAACACCCGTCGATCCTCGGCTATCGATCGTCGGTGCAGGTCGACAACCTGAAGAGGATGGAGGAGTGGCTCACCACCCTCTGGTCGCCCCAGTGGCCGGCCGAATTCCCCGCGATCGACGCCGGGAAGCGTGACAGGGGCAAGGTCCTGTACGACCAGAATTGCGTGAAGTGCCACGACCTCATCGACCGCAAGAGTCCTACCCGCAAGGTCATCGCCAGGATGGAACCGACCGGCACCGATCCCCTGATGGCGATGAACTTCGACGCCCGCCGGGGGCGTTCGGGGAAGCTGGAGGGCGCCTTCAGCCGCTTCCTGCCGCTCATCCCGGGCAGCACGAAGATCGGACCCGAGGCCGCCGGGGCCGAGCTGCTCGGCAACGCCGTCATCGGGACGATCGTCGGCTCCTGGCGGGAGGCGCCCAAGGATGAGCTGGGGCAGTTCGAGTACCGCCGCGGCCGGTCCACCAGCGCGGACATCACGGAGGGCCCGGACCTCGGCCCGCCCTACAAGGGCCGGCCGCTCAACGGCATCTGGGCCACGGCGCCGTACCTGCACAACGGATCGGTGCCCACCCTCTACGACCTGCTCAGCCCCGCGGAGAAGCGCCCCGAGCACTTCGGGGTCGGCAGCCGGGAATTCGACACCGAGAAGGTGGGATTGAAGACCACCGAGGCGGGCTTCTTCACGTTCCGGGTGCGCGACGAAAAGGGCCAACTCATCCCCGGGAACTCGAACGCGGGCCACGCCTTCGGCGCGAAGCTGAACGAGGGGGAGCGGCTGGACCTGCTCGAATACCTGAAGTCGCTCTGATAGCCAGGCGGGCCCGACCTGAGTGACTGTCCCACAAGTGCTGTCCCCCAGGCAGCGTCTCGTCGCGACCAGTCTCCGGCAGGAGGATCGTCCGGATCCGCTTCCCACCTGACAGAGGGGGGATACAGGCGGGTGAATCCGATCGCCTCGGCCCGGATCGATACACCTCCTCGGACTCCCCCTTCGTAGGGGGGAGGACCGGGATCGGCTCGCCTTCTTGAGGGGGATTGCAGGAAGCGTTGCTTATGGGACAGACCCTCAGTCGAGGATCGCCGCCTCGACGGCCAGGCCCGGCCCGAAGGCCAGCGCGACGCAAGGCCCCGGCGCACCCGCGCGGGCCAGCCGATCCAGGATGAAGAGGATGGTGGGCGAGGACATGTTGCCGTGCTCCGCGAGGACGCGCTGGGAGACGCCCAGCGCGTCGTGGCCGAGGCCGAGCGCCTCGGCGACCGCGGAGAGGATCCTCGGGCCGCCGGGATGGACGGCCCACGAGCCGACCGAGGCCAGGTCCAGGCCGTGCCTCGCCAGCCACGACTCGAGCCAGGGCCGGAGGTGCGTGCCGATCAGGTCCGGCACCCGGTTGGAGAGCGTCATCTGGAAGCCGTGGTCGCCGATCCGCCAGGACATGGCGTCCTCCGAATCCGCGATCAGCGTCGATCCCGACGCGACCAGGCGGAGGCGTCGCGACGCACGAGCAACGCCCGCGGACGCGGCCTCCGGCACGGCCACGACCGCCGCGGCGCCGTCGGCGAACAGGGAATTGGAGACGATCCGCTCCGCGTCCCAGCCGTACTGGTGGTGGAGGCTGCAGAGCTCCAGGGCGCAGAGCAGCACGCACGCGTCGGGGTCGGCCCGCAGGAAGGCGTCGGCGACCCGGAGGCCGTTGAGCGCCCCGTGGCAGCCCATGAACCCGACGTGAGTCCTCGCCGCCTCCGCGCGGAGCGGCAAATGACCGATGAGCGTGACGTCGAGCCCGGGCGCGTGGAAGCCGCTGCAGGAGACGGTGATCAGGTGGGTCACCCGCCCCGGTGGGATGCCGGCCGCGTCCAAGGCGGCCTTCGCGGCGAGGAGCCCCAGCGGCCCGGCCTCCGCCTCGTAACGCCGCATCCGCTCCAGCGTCGAGGGGGCCGCCTCGCCGTAGAACGTCTGCCGTCCTTCGAGCGGGCCGTCGGACCGGTCCAGCACCACGCAGCCCCGGCCCTCGACGCCGGCCCGCCGGTAGAGCGCCGCGAAGAGCCGCTCCTGCGACGGGCTCTCGCAGGCGTACTTCCGGGCGATGAGTGCCGCGTCCTCCTGGCTGATCCGATGCGGCGGCAGCGCCGTGCCGATGCCCGCGATGACGGTGCTCATGTTTCAGCTCGATTGCCCCAGGAGGGATGT from Aquisphaera giovannonii includes these protein-coding regions:
- a CDS encoding di-heme-cytochrome C peroxidase produces the protein MSQSRQSARPLPLGPLLLLLGLAAGCGRSPVDPVDPAHPGDAAADRNASPGREDPLGEGVDRVVYPDQGWSPADSRRFYWTSQGSQIMPYDWFLALEQADSEKPFRSQENLLRYRYLPQKPDSSNPDGLPVGFVKDSGAKRDWFGFTCAACHTGEVHYKKVAYRIDGGPSLADTTGFLTALTAAIKATQDRPEKFDRFAAKVLGKADSAEARSTLTSDLAVIAGRRKGYDSRNFPPGKPAGNGRIDAFGAIQNEVFHRAAKPDEPDDSTASARPADAPVSIPFLWDTPQHDIVQWNGAAKNTPRVVGPLGRNVGEVLGVFGDFDIPEHPSILGYRSSVQVDNLKRMEEWLTTLWSPQWPAEFPAIDAGKRDRGKVLYDQNCVKCHDLIDRKSPTRKVIARMEPTGTDPLMAMNFDARRGRSGKLEGAFSRFLPLIPGSTKIGPEAAGAELLGNAVIGTIVGSWREAPKDELGQFEYRRGRSTSADITEGPDLGPPYKGRPLNGIWATAPYLHNGSVPTLYDLLSPAEKRPEHFGVGSREFDTEKVGLKTTEAGFFTFRVRDEKGQLIPGNSNAGHAFGAKLNEGERLDLLEYLKSL
- a CDS encoding type III polyketide synthase; this translates as MSTVIAGIGTALPPHRISQEDAALIARKYACESPSQERLFAALYRRAGVEGRGCVVLDRSDGPLEGRQTFYGEAAPSTLERMRRYEAEAGPLGLLAAKAALDAAGIPPGRVTHLITVSCSGFHAPGLDVTLIGHLPLRAEAARTHVGFMGCHGALNGLRVADAFLRADPDACVLLCALELCSLHHQYGWDAERIVSNSLFADGAAAVVAVPEAASAGVARASRRLRLVASGSTLIADSEDAMSWRIGDHGFQMTLSNRVPDLIGTHLRPWLESWLARHGLDLASVGSWAVHPGGPRILSAVAEALGLGHDALGVSQRVLAEHGNMSSPTILFILDRLARAGAPGPCVALAFGPGLAVEAAILD